In Tenebrio molitor chromosome 8, icTenMoli1.1, whole genome shotgun sequence, a genomic segment contains:
- the LOC138137229 gene encoding uncharacterized protein, whose amino-acid sequence MPKQKISLREKILQWTSKKDLYEIKSTREMFCKACGKLFICEKKCHLQQHEQTAIHKENIMTPLRQTLLTQNLEESANSTFNMELCNVFLAANIPWHKLQNPAFQNFLTKYCGRKIPDESTLRKNYLPKCYKDTIDRIRNELDPFNIWVSVDETTDALGRYVANCLVGKLSEDEPGKSYLLASKQLERTNHETIARFVNQSLEILWSTRVVAEKFLLFVTDGAPYMIKSGRHLKVFYPKIVHVTCLAHALNLVAEKIRYQYEDVDNLISNVKKIFVKAPLRVEMYKEKLKEMPLPPQPILTRWGTWLQAAMFYSEHFDSIKEVVMSFDGSSAVAIQKAQSIMKKPGIKNQLIYVRSNFKIICESITQLEKNGLPLTDSIKIVENVFTSLKKSPGPVAAVALKKLEDVTEKNPGYKFLLELARIFRGEDVPEHDTKMEEIYYKFAPITSCEVERSFSKYKSILVDNRQCFKVENLEQYLVCNVNT is encoded by the exons atgccgaaacaaaaaattagtttacgcgaaaaaatattacagtggacaagcaagaaagatttatatgaaataaaatcaacccgagaaatgttttgtaaagcttgtggtaaactg tttatatgcgaaaaaaaatgtcacttgcaacagcatgagcaaacggccatccataaagagaacattatgacaccgcttcggcaaacgttgctgacacagaacttggaggaatcggcaaatagtacattcaatatggaactttgtaacgtctttttagctgccaatataccatggcacaaactacaaaatcctgcgtttcagaattttctgacaaaatattgtggtagaaaaattccggatgagtctactttacggaaaaattatttaccaaaatgctacaaagat actattgaccgcattcggaatgagctggatccttttaacatatgggtttcagttgacgaaacaacagatgcacttgggcgatatgtggcgaattgtctggttgggaaactttcagaagatgaacctggaaaatcttatcttttggcgtctaaacaattagaaagaacaaatcatgagacaatagctagattcgtaaatcaatctttag aaatcttgtggagtaccagagttgttgctgaaaagtttcttttgtttgtaacggatggagcaccatatatgataaaatctggtagacaccttaaggtgttttatccaaaaattgtgcatgtcacatgcttagcgcatgctttaaatctagtggctgaaaaaattcgctatcaatatgaagatgtggataatttaatttcgaacgtgaaaaaaattttcgttaaggcacctttgagagttgaaatgtacaaagaaaaactaaaagaaatgccactgcctccacagccaattttaacacgatggggaacatggcttcaggctgctatgttttacagcgaacactttgattccattaaagaa gttgtcatgtcctttgatggaagttctgctgttgctattcaaaaagcacagtctataatgaagaaacccggaataaaaaaccaattaatttatgttcgcagtaattttaaaataatctgcgaaagtattactcaattggaaaaaaatgggttacctttaaccgattcaatcaaaattgttgaaaacgtatttacctccctaaaaaaatctccaggccctgtagcagcagtagcattaaaaaaacttgaagatgttactgaaaaaaatcctggatacaaatttcttctagaattggcaagaatttttagaggtgaagatgtgccggaacatgacaccaaaatggaagaaatttattacaaatttgcgcccattacctcttgcgaggtagaaagaagtttttcaaaatataagtccattttggtggataaccgacaatgttttaaagtagaaaatttagagcaatatcttgtatgcaatgtaaatacgtaa